From a region of the Rhinopithecus roxellana isolate Shanxi Qingling chromosome 8, ASM756505v1, whole genome shotgun sequence genome:
- the ECM1 gene encoding extracellular matrix protein 1 isoform X2, with protein sequence MGTTVRAALVLAYLAIASAASEGGFKATGQRQLRPEHFQEVGYAAPPSPPLSRSLLMDHPDTSQHGPPFEGQSQVQPPPSQEATPIQQEELLPAQLPAEKEVGPPLSQEAVPLQKELPSLQQPNEQKEGTPASFGDQSHSEPESWNAAQHCQQGRSQGGWAHRLDGFPPGRPSPENLNQICLPDRQHVVYGPWNLPQSSYSHLTRQGETLNFLEIGYSRCCHCRSHTNRLECAKLVWEDTLDKYCDREYTVKTHHHSCCRHPPSPSRDECFARQAPYPNYDRDILAIDISRVTPNLMGHLCGNQRVLTKHKHIPGLIHNMTARCCDLPFPEQACCAEEEKLTFINDLCGPRRKFWQDPALCCYLSPGDEQVNCFNINYLRNVALVAGDTENTKGQGEQGSTGGTNIGSTSEPKEE encoded by the exons ATGGGGACCACAGTCAGAGCAGCCTTGGTCTTGGCCTATTTGGCCATTGCTTCTGCTGCCTCTGAGGGAG GCTTCAAGGCTACAGGGCAGAGGCAGCTAAGGCCAGAGCACTTTCAAGAAG TTGGCTACGcagctcccccctccccacccctatCCCGAAGCCTCCTCATGGATCACCCTGACACCTCTCAGCATGGCCCTCCCTTTGAGGGACAGAGTCAAG TGCAGCCCCCTCCCTCTCAGGAGGCCACCCCTATCCAACAGGAAGAGCTGCTACCTGCCCAACTCCCTGCTGAAAAGGAAG TGGGTCCCCCTCTATCTCAGGAAGCTGTCCCCCTCCAGAAAGAGCTGCCCTCTCTCCAGCAGCCCAATGAACAGAAAGAAG GAACGCCAGCTTCGTTTGGGGACCAGAGCCATTCAGAACCTGAGTCCTGGAATGCAGCCCAGCACTGCCAACAGGGCCGGTCCCAGGGGGGCTGGGCCCACCGGCTGGATGGCTTCCCCCCTGGGCGGCCTTCTCCAGAAAATCTGAACCAAATCTGCCTTCCTGACCGTCAGCATGTGGTATATGGTCCCTGGAACCTACCACAGTCCAGCTACTCCCACCTCACTCGCCAGGGTGAGACCCTCAATTTCCTGGAGATTGGATATTCCCGCTGCTGCCACTGCCGCAGCCACACAAACCGCCTAGAGTGTGCCAAACTTGTG TGGGAGGATACCCTTGACAAATACTGTGACCGGGAGTATACCGTGAAGACCCACCACCACTCATGCTGCCGCCACCCTCCCAGCCCTTCTCGGGATGAGTGCTTTGCCCGTCAGGCTCCGTACCCCAACTATGACCGGGACATCTTGGCCATCGACATCAGCCGAGTCACCCCCAACCTCATGGGCCACCTCTGTGGAAACCAAAGAGTTCTCACCAAGCA TAAACATATTCCTGGGCTGATTCACAACATGACCGCCCGCTGCTGTGACCTGCCATTTCCAGAACAGGCCTGCTGTGCAGAGGAGGAG AAATtaaccttcatcaatgatctgtGTGGTCCCCGACGTAAATTCTGGCAAGACCCTGCCCTCTGCTGTTACCTGAGTCCTGGGGATGAACAGGTCAACTGCTTCAACATCAATTATCTGAGGAATGTGGCTCTAGTGGCTGGAGACACTGAGAACACCAAGGGCCAGGGGGAGCAGGGCTCAACTGGAGGAACAAATATCGGCTCCACCTCTGAGCCCAAGGAAGAATGA
- the ECM1 gene encoding extracellular matrix protein 1 isoform X1: protein MGTTVRAALVLAYLAIASAASEGGFKATGQRQLRPEHFQEVGYAAPPSPPLSRSLLMDHPDTSQHGPPFEGQSQVQPPPSQEATPIQQEELLPAQLPAEKEVGPPLSQEAVPLQKELPSLQQPNEQKEGTPASFGDQSHSEPESWNAAQHCQQGRSQGGWAHRLDGFPPGRPSPENLNQICLPDRQHVVYGPWNLPQSSYSHLTRQGETLNFLEIGYSRCCHCRSHTNRLECAKLVWEEAMSRFCEAEFSVKTRPHWCCTQQGEARFSCFQEEAPQPHYQLRACPSHQPAISSGLELPFPPGAPTLDNIKNICHLRRFRSVPRNLPATDPLQRELLALIRLEREFQRCCRQGNNHTCIWKAWEDTLDKYCDREYTVKTHHHSCCRHPPSPSRDECFARQAPYPNYDRDILAIDISRVTPNLMGHLCGNQRVLTKHKHIPGLIHNMTARCCDLPFPEQACCAEEEKLTFINDLCGPRRKFWQDPALCCYLSPGDEQVNCFNINYLRNVALVAGDTENTKGQGEQGSTGGTNIGSTSEPKEE, encoded by the exons ATGGGGACCACAGTCAGAGCAGCCTTGGTCTTGGCCTATTTGGCCATTGCTTCTGCTGCCTCTGAGGGAG GCTTCAAGGCTACAGGGCAGAGGCAGCTAAGGCCAGAGCACTTTCAAGAAG TTGGCTACGcagctcccccctccccacccctatCCCGAAGCCTCCTCATGGATCACCCTGACACCTCTCAGCATGGCCCTCCCTTTGAGGGACAGAGTCAAG TGCAGCCCCCTCCCTCTCAGGAGGCCACCCCTATCCAACAGGAAGAGCTGCTACCTGCCCAACTCCCTGCTGAAAAGGAAG TGGGTCCCCCTCTATCTCAGGAAGCTGTCCCCCTCCAGAAAGAGCTGCCCTCTCTCCAGCAGCCCAATGAACAGAAAGAAG GAACGCCAGCTTCGTTTGGGGACCAGAGCCATTCAGAACCTGAGTCCTGGAATGCAGCCCAGCACTGCCAACAGGGCCGGTCCCAGGGGGGCTGGGCCCACCGGCTGGATGGCTTCCCCCCTGGGCGGCCTTCTCCAGAAAATCTGAACCAAATCTGCCTTCCTGACCGTCAGCATGTGGTATATGGTCCCTGGAACCTACCACAGTCCAGCTACTCCCACCTCACTCGCCAGGGTGAGACCCTCAATTTCCTGGAGATTGGATATTCCCGCTGCTGCCACTGCCGCAGCCACACAAACCGCCTAGAGTGTGCCAAACTTGTG TGGGAGGAAGCAATGAGCCGATTCTGTGAGGCCGAGTTCTCGGTCAAGACCCGACCCCACTGGTGCTGCACGCAGCAGGGGGAGGCTCGGTTCTCCTGCTTCCAGGAGGAAGCTCCCCAGCCACACTACCAGCTCCGGGCCTGCCCCAGCCATCAGCCTGCTATTTCCTCGGGTCTTGAGCTGCCTTTCCCCCCTGGGGCGCCCACATTGGACAATATCAAGAACATCTGCCACCTGAGGCGCTTCCGCTCTGTGCCACGCAATCTGCCAGCTACTGACCCCCTCCAAAGGGAGCTGCTGGCACTGATCCGGCTGGAGAGGGAGTTCCAGCGCTGCTGCCGCCAGGGGAACAATCACACCTGTATATGGAAAGCC TGGGAGGATACCCTTGACAAATACTGTGACCGGGAGTATACCGTGAAGACCCACCACCACTCATGCTGCCGCCACCCTCCCAGCCCTTCTCGGGATGAGTGCTTTGCCCGTCAGGCTCCGTACCCCAACTATGACCGGGACATCTTGGCCATCGACATCAGCCGAGTCACCCCCAACCTCATGGGCCACCTCTGTGGAAACCAAAGAGTTCTCACCAAGCA TAAACATATTCCTGGGCTGATTCACAACATGACCGCCCGCTGCTGTGACCTGCCATTTCCAGAACAGGCCTGCTGTGCAGAGGAGGAG AAATtaaccttcatcaatgatctgtGTGGTCCCCGACGTAAATTCTGGCAAGACCCTGCCCTCTGCTGTTACCTGAGTCCTGGGGATGAACAGGTCAACTGCTTCAACATCAATTATCTGAGGAATGTGGCTCTAGTGGCTGGAGACACTGAGAACACCAAGGGCCAGGGGGAGCAGGGCTCAACTGGAGGAACAAATATCGGCTCCACCTCTGAGCCCAAGGAAGAATGA